In Bradyrhizobium paxllaeri, the genomic stretch AACCTGTCGATGTCAGCAAGCGCGACAATATTATCGCAAGGATCGTGACCAGTCCGCAGGCGCGTCAAAGCCATGCATTCATGGCCCGGAACTTCCGCGATTACGTGCGCAGATCGATCAAGCCGTCACCAGTCAAGATCGATGTGGATGATGGCGCTATCGTGAAGCTCGGTTTAGGTTGGCGAGTTCGCAATCCATCCGAAGGAAGTGAAGTAAGGGGCCGCGAGGAATGCACGTCCTATCTTAACGCCGTCGTTCGCATCCTAGAAGACGAAATATGTGATGAACTGAGAACATTGGATCGGCGAGCGGTTATTGATTTTGCGCTCACGAACCACGAGAGCGCAATGGCTGATCGAGACAACTGGCGCCGGACCTCCGCCGCTGTCGTCGCGCTTCATAGGGATAAAGCGGCCACGCTCTCGACAATCGCGATCCATGAAGCAGAATTGAATGCCATCTTTCAGGCAACCCGCCTTATGATTGAATTTGCAATCTGCGAATGCCCTGAAACAGGCGGCAGGCGTCCCGGCAACTTTGACATGTCCAGCATGATGTCGAAGATCATGCTGACTTGCGGACTGGGCGGATGGTCCGATGCGATACACTGGCAAGCCATGGAGCCTCTCGTCCGGATCACCCCGCTTGGTGACATCCACGCCAATGTTTCGTTCCACGAGGAGATTCTTACGCCGTATGGGCAGGCTGCCACCGATCTTACGGTTCAGGACAGTATAAAAAACTATGCCGTAAATCTGCAAGAACGAACGCTTGATGATGGCAGATCAGCGCAGATCGAGCCGGAATTCGTGGAGGCATTTGAAGAGCAGTTCGGGGCTTCGCTCGAACTCACGCGCCTCTTCGTAGACGGCATCGAAAATATGGGCTTCAAACGCGAGCGTGCGATTTTCCCAGTCAAACGTTCAGAGCTCGTCAGAGAAATGATCGACGGGGCGTCCCTTGACGAAAGGGCCGTGGAAAAGCTCTTGGAGTTTCTGACTTTTAAAAGCCGCCCGCGCTGGCGCGACGTTCCCGACGGGTTTTCCGACAATGACATTTTCCCGTGGAGATTTAGGCGACGGCTGTCGCTATTGCGCAGACCACTTGTGCAAATGGACAACTCAGAAGACCCGATCGTCTTGATAGCGCCCGGCATTGTGCGCGATTCTTTCGGTTATATGTTCAGACAGTATTACACAGGCGATTTTCCACGATGGCAACTCACGGCGAAGATGAATAGGTGGGCTGGCAGATCCCGAGACCGAATGGGTTCAAAGTTCAGCGAGGAAGTCGCGTCGAAGCTCCGAGAACTTGGCTGGAGCGCAGAAGCCGAAGTAAAAATCACGAAGCTGCTCCGCAAGGGTTTTGACCGCGACTACGGAGATGTTGATGTACTAGCATGGAAGCCCGGTACAGCACGCGTATTGCTGATCGAATGCAAGGATGTCCAGTACCGGAAGACGGATGGCGAAATTGCGGAACAATTGCTCGACTTTCGTGGCGAGTTAAATGCGGAAGGCAAACCTGACCTCCTGCTCAAGCACCTGAACCGCGTCGCGATGATCGAACAGCATGTGCCAGAAGTAATGAAGTACGTGCGGCTCGATCAAACCCCGAAGCTTGAACCGTTGCTTGTGTTCAAGAATCCGGTGCCCATGAAATTTGCATGGGCGAGAATGGAGGAGCGGGTGCCACTACGCCTGTTTTCTGACCTAGCGAGCCTTTAATGCCGAGGGCAGGTGGAGATGGACATCTCCGAGGCCTGCTCGTCGGCGCCGAAGGCGGCCGATGCCCGCTTGGCATTCTCGATGGAGCCGGTCACACCTTTGCGCCGCGAGACCTATTCGATCGCTCGACGGACGTGCTTTCCTCACAAGAGCCAAGCCGTCCCGGCGGTTAGACTCGGACGGTGAGGAATATAACGAAAGTGGTTGCCGCCCTGTCTAACCGGTGATCGTTGGTATCGGCAGAAAAGACATTGATACTCTCCTTCATTTCCAAAATGATAAGTTGTCTTTTCAATGCCGGCCAGGTGGCTATTCTCACCTGAAGCCGCCAAACGGCGGTGATCATTTTCTATCGGATGCGGCGCGGCTGCGCCGAACCGCTTCTGCTGCCAGTCGGCGTTCGATGTAGTCGTTGATCGATTTGACTGTGATGCGTCGCGATTTGCCTTCGGTATAACTCTCCAACTCGCCCGTGTTGATAAGTTCGTACAGTTTTTTGCGCGAGACTTGGATCGCCCTCATCGCCTGATTCGGCGATGCTACGAGCGGGGCTTCCAACGCGATAGGCATGGCGCGAGACATACAAAGCATCCTGTTGTTCCCGGATGTTTCTGAGCCTGCCAGAACGGATTGACGGCGCAAAGCCCTCAGGGGACTACGCGCATTTTCGGATGCTAAGTCGCATGGCTTCGCGCTCGTTACGGTCTACGGCTTCCATTTTTGTTATGATCGAGTACTTCCCAATCGTCCCGAACCCGCTGACAAAACGATTGGGCAAAACCAAACGCCTTGCGAATTGGTTTTGCGTTTGAACGAAGGTCGAGCTGCCCAAGATAGATCAACCCACCTCGCCAAGGCGGATAACGTCGGATCCTTGGAGGAATTGCGCCCAATCTTTCATGAGGGCGCGTCGCTTCTCGAGCTTTTGCCCGCGCTGGTAGGCTGCCGTGGTCTCCGATTTGTATTTGTGCGCCAGCGCTGCCTCGCGAACTCCATCAGGATAGTCCGTGCATTCTTCGGCCCAGGTTGCGAACGTCGAGCGAAAGCCGTGCACCGTGACGTGGCCGTAGCCCATGCGGTCCAGCACGGCGAGCATCGCATTCTCCGAAAATATTCCGCCCTCGGGATTCGGGAAGATCAATTCGCCCTCGGCGCCATCGTGGATCTCGTCCAGGATGGCAAGAGCGGGAGCCGACAACGGCACGACGTGGTCCTGGTTCATCTTCATACGTTCGCCGGGGATCTTCCAAGCGGAGGACAGCCGATCGATCTCGGACCGGCGGGCCTCTACTACTTCGTTGGTACGGCAGGCCGTGAGGATGACAAAGCGCAGCATCGTTGCGGCTGTGCCGACTGCCGCTGCAAGTTCAGTCACGAATTGCGGTGCCTCGGCATAGGGCAGTGCAGGATGATGTCGGACGACGCGTTTCGGTCGCCTTGGAAGCTTCTCGCGCAGCTGTTTAGTGAGCCCGGCGGGATTTCGAAAATCGGTATCGTCAACATCGGCGTTCTTCGCGATGATGGTTTCGATCCGTCCGCGGACACGATTAGCCGTCTCTCGCTTCTCAACCCAGATCGGCCGCAACAATTCGTAGACGTGGCTGGGCTTGATTTCCGGGATCGTGAGTTTTCCGATTGTCGGGTAAGCGTACCGTTTGAGCGACGATGGCCATTGACTGCGATGCTTCTTGCTCCAGGTCGACCAGTGCTCGCGTATGTAGATTTCTGCGCACTGCTCGAAAGTAGGCAGGGTGACCTTGGTCTCGACGGCTTTCGCTTCCTCACGCGCCGCTCGCTTCTCCTGCACGATGTCGACGCCGGGTGTGCTGCGATCGCCTTTGACGCGAAGACGCGCTGCATCGCGAGCAAACCGCGCGTCCTTTAGCGACACGTCCTTGACCGACCCTAGGCCGAGCCAGCGCTGCTTGCCGTCTTTCCAGTACCGGTAGCTCCAGTTCTTCGATGTGGCACTCGCGATGACAAGGTAGAGACCGTCGCCGTCGGGGTATTTGCCGGGCCGAGTTTCGCGTTCGACGTCGAGCGGCTTGAGCTTGCCGGGCATGCGTTCTCCATCGCGAAAATCCGTCCTCCGAACCCACGGGCAAAAGCTACAGTTTGCGCGGTGACTAGGGGTAACATCGCGGCACTAGCCGCGACAGCCATTGTCGCGCTACTCGTTGTTTTTGCTGTCGATTCGAACAATCGGATACAGAGGAGAACAGTGTAGTGGCGGAGAGAGTGGGATTCGAACCCACGGTACGGTTTCCCGCACACACGCTTTCCAAGCGTGCGCCTTAAGCCACTCGGCCATCTCTCCGGAGGCCCTCTCTTGAAGGGGCAGGAGTGATTTTGCAAGGGACGCCGGGCAACGCGGCTAAAATTTCCCCAATTCATTGAATTTGTTTGGCAATTCGGAGCGTTCCGGCATCGGATAATTGGCGCTTTGCCGGGGCTTGAACCGGAATCCGGCCACGATCGATGGCGATAGATGGCAGCGCAACTGGTGGAGGACGCATAATGATCGCACGGACGCTCTTGCTCTCGGCTCTGGCCGTAACTTTCGCAGGCACCGCGGCCAGCCCGGCGCTGGCGCAGGCCTGCACCAAGCAGGGCGTGGACGTGACCTGTGACGACGGCCGGCGCGGCATCTTTGCGGGCGACTCCATCGTGTGGGCCGACGGCTCGAAATCGAGGCTGGCCTCGCCGCATCCGAGCGTCATCATCGGCAACAAGTCGTCCGTCGTCATCGGCCCCGGCGTGTTCGCCGGCAACGGCAAGGGCGGTTACGTGCCGATGGAAAATCCGAGCGCGCCGAACAAGGCGCGCTGCCCGGTGCTGGATGGCGTGTCGTATTGTTATTGAGCGGGGCCGGGGCGTGACCGCCTCGGGCTGAGGAGGCTATCCCAAGCAAAAGCGTATCAGGAGCGCACCGCCTTCTTACCCGCCCCTCGAGGGGGCCGAGACGAGCGAAGCTCGCTCGGGGGTCGGCTCGCATTGAGCGAAGCGAAAAGCGAGACGGGGTGGGGTGATCTCTCCACTCGGGCACTGTTGGACGCGGAGAGACCGTCACCCCACCCCGTCACGCATCTGCGATGCGTGACGACCCGCCCCCTCGAGGGGGCGGGTGAAGCACGGCGGCTAGCCCCAAACTAGTGATACCGCGCGCCGCCATTGGTGGCGGAGCGAACCGGCCATAGCGCGGGCTCCGTCATCACAGGCGCCAACTCGCTCTTGTCGAGCTGGCAGTCGTGCAGCGCTTCGGTGAAGTCGGCGAACCATTGCTGGATCGTATGGCCGCGCAGCTTCGCCATCATCGCTTCCCAGCGCATCCGCCGTTCGGTGAGCGGCATCGACAGCGCGATCGCTATGGTGCGCGCCATGCCGTCGATGTCGTGCGGATTGACCAGCAATGCCGTGTCGAGCTCGTTGGCGGCGCCGGCGAATTTCGACAGCACGAGCACGCCGGGGTCGACCGGGTTTTGCGCGGCGACATATTCCTTGGCGACGAGGTTCATGCCGTCCTGCAGCGGCGTTACCACGCCGACCTGCGCGGTGCGATAGAGGCCCGCCAGCACGGCCTGGCCGTAGCCCTTGTTGAGATAGCGGATCGGCGTCCAGTCGACCTCGCCATGCTGGCCGTTGACGTCGGTAACGAGCTTGGCGACCTCGCTCTGCAGATTGCCATAGGCCTCAATCGCGCCGCGCGAGGGCGTCGCGATCTGCAAGAGCGACACGGTGCGCGCCAGCTGCGGATGCAGCGTCCACATCTGGTCGAATGCCTTGATGCGGTTGATCAGGCCCTTGGAATAATCCAGCCGGTCGACGCCGATCGCGAGTTTCTCGCCGTTCAGGCTGCGCCGCAGTCGCGAGACATCCGGATGGGTCGACGCCTTCGTCGCCAACTGGGCGAACTGCTTCGGATCGATGCCGATCGGAAATACCGCAGCGCGCGTCCGGCCGTAGCGCGAGATGATCACGCCGTCATGCACGACGAGGCCGAGATCGGACTGCGCATAGGATACGAAGTTCTCGCAATCTTCCTCGGTCTGGAAACCGATCAGATCATAGGCCAGCATCGCCTCGATCAGTTCGCGATGATGCGGCACGCCTGATATCACCGAACGCGACGGCCACGGCGTGTGCAGGAAGAAGCCGATCGGCTCGGTGACGCTGAGATCGCGCAACTCGGCGCCGAGCGCCAGGAAATGGTAGTCCTGCACCCAGAACGCGGAATCGGTTTTTCGGAATCGCAGCAGCGCGCGCGCCATGAAGGCGTTCACTTCGCGGTAGCTGAGATAGTCCTCCTGCGACGCGCGAATCAGATCGGCGCGCGAATGCAGCGCCGGCCACAGCGCGGAGTTCGCAAAACCTTCGTAATAGCCGCCGTAATGCGCGGCCGGCAGATCCAGCATCGCCAGCGCGCCGGTACCCAGCGCCTCGACTTCGGCAAAGGGTTCCTTCTGGTTCCCGTCACGGACTCTTCCGCTGGAGCCAACCCAGATAGCACCCGACTTCTCGACGATCGGCAATAGCGCCGCGGCGAGTCCCCCCGTCATGGGTTCGTTGGGTTTTCCGCGCGAAACGCGGTTAGAAACGACGACGAGGTTCACAGGTCCCCTCCCGTTGGTACGCCGCGGTTAACAACCGTTCATCAATATGGTTCCTGA encodes the following:
- a CDS encoding helix-turn-helix domain-containing protein; the encoded protein is MSRAMPIALEAPLVASPNQAMRAIQVSRKKLYELINTGELESYTEGKSRRITVKSINDYIERRLAAEAVRRSRAASDRK
- a CDS encoding tyrosine-type recombinase/integrase, with amino-acid sequence MPGKLKPLDVERETRPGKYPDGDGLYLVIASATSKNWSYRYWKDGKQRWLGLGSVKDVSLKDARFARDAARLRVKGDRSTPGVDIVQEKRAAREEAKAVETKVTLPTFEQCAEIYIREHWSTWSKKHRSQWPSSLKRYAYPTIGKLTIPEIKPSHVYELLRPIWVEKRETANRVRGRIETIIAKNADVDDTDFRNPAGLTKQLREKLPRRPKRVVRHHPALPYAEAPQFVTELAAAVGTAATMLRFVILTACRTNEVVEARRSEIDRLSSAWKIPGERMKMNQDHVVPLSAPALAILDEIHDGAEGELIFPNPEGGIFSENAMLAVLDRMGYGHVTVHGFRSTFATWAEECTDYPDGVREAALAHKYKSETTAAYQRGQKLEKRRALMKDWAQFLQGSDVIRLGEVG
- a CDS encoding trehalose-6-phosphate synthase → MNLVVVSNRVSRGKPNEPMTGGLAAALLPIVEKSGAIWVGSSGRVRDGNQKEPFAEVEALGTGALAMLDLPAAHYGGYYEGFANSALWPALHSRADLIRASQEDYLSYREVNAFMARALLRFRKTDSAFWVQDYHFLALGAELRDLSVTEPIGFFLHTPWPSRSVISGVPHHRELIEAMLAYDLIGFQTEEDCENFVSYAQSDLGLVVHDGVIISRYGRTRAAVFPIGIDPKQFAQLATKASTHPDVSRLRRSLNGEKLAIGVDRLDYSKGLINRIKAFDQMWTLHPQLARTVSLLQIATPSRGAIEAYGNLQSEVAKLVTDVNGQHGEVDWTPIRYLNKGYGQAVLAGLYRTAQVGVVTPLQDGMNLVAKEYVAAQNPVDPGVLVLSKFAGAANELDTALLVNPHDIDGMARTIAIALSMPLTERRMRWEAMMAKLRGHTIQQWFADFTEALHDCQLDKSELAPVMTEPALWPVRSATNGGARYH